In a single window of the Zea mays cultivar B73 chromosome 5, Zm-B73-REFERENCE-NAM-5.0, whole genome shotgun sequence genome:
- the LOC103628721 gene encoding DNA-(apurinic or apyrimidinic site) endonuclease, chloroplastic: protein MSSTSSQRGYPAQRWCAANVSSTSMRHSAWKFEPWTHLTHKQRRPQWIAYNPRTMRPPPLSTDTISMKILSWNVNGLQAIVQSGFSADELVARENFDVLCLQETHLEERNVDLFKNLVHEYDYTYWSCSVARLGYSGTVVISRVQPISVQYGLGIPEHDQEGRLITLEFDDFYLVNAYVPNSGRGLRRLIKAILPSCC from the exons ATGAGCTCCACATCTTCTCAGCGTGGTTACCCTGCCCAGAGGTGGTGTGCAGCGAACGTGAGCTCCACATCTATGCGTCACTCTGCATGGAAGTTTGAGCCCTGGACTCACCTTACCCACAAACAGAGACGACCACAATGGATTGCTTATAATCCAAGGACAATGAGGCCTCCACCACTTAGCACTGATACCATTTCTATGAAGATTCTATCCTGGAACGTTAATGGACTGCAAGCTATTGTACAGTCAGGGTTTTCTGCAGATGAATTGGTTGCCAGAGAGAACTTTGACGTCTTATGTCTTCAAGAGACACACTTGGAG GAGCGCAATGTTGACCTTTTTAAAAATCTGGTACATGAATATGATTACACCTATTGGTCATGCAGTGTTGCAAGGCTTGGTTATTCAGGAACTGTTGTTATATCACGG GTACAACCAATCTCAGTTCAATATGGGCTTGGCATACCAGAGCATGATCAGGAAGGCAGGCTTATTACCTTGGAGTTTGATGATTTTTACTTGGTCAATGCTTATGTCCCAAATTCTGGTCGTGGTTTACGTAGACTGATAAAAGCTATTCTTCCTTCATGTTGTTAG